In the Piscinibacter sp. XHJ-5 genome, one interval contains:
- a CDS encoding bifunctional salicylyl-CoA 5-hydroxylase/oxidoreductase, with translation MRITCIGGGPAGLYLALLMKKHDPSHEVTVLERNRAGDTFGWGVVFSDQTLAALQRADIKTATQILDAFNHWDDIEVNFQGRRIVSSGHGFCGIGRRRLLDILQERCTELGVTLRFESDVTDDSAIDADLIVAADGLNSRIRTKYAAAFRPDIDLRECRFVWLGTHKLFDAFTFAFEKTEWGWFQAHAYRFDEDTSTFIVETPEAVWRAAGLADMSKEEGIAFCERLFAKYLDGHALMSNAAHLRGSAQWIRFPRVVCGTWIHPAGGANGRTPVVLMGDAAHTAHFSIGSGTKLALEDAIDLAASLAAHPADITTALHDYEARRSVEVLKIQNAARNSTEWFENVERHAKLAPEQFAYSLLTRSQRISHENLRQRDAGYLGGFERWIAERSGLDIPAGVPPMFTPFRLRGLTLKNRVVVSPMAQYSAVDGLPTDHHLVHLGARALGGAGLVFTEMTCPSPEARITPACTGLWNDDQTAAWKRIVDFVHSGTTAKIALQLGHSGAKGSTRVPWEGEDLPLESGNWPLLSASPQQYLDGVSDWSRAMTRADMDRVTAEFVAATRRGLEAGFDWLELHCAHGYLLSAFLSPLTNQRTDAYGGSLENRLRWPLEVFRAMRAAWPDDKPMSVRISAHDWVEGGNTPEDAIAIARAFKQAGADLIDVSSGQVSKAQQPVYGRMYQTPFADAIRNEVDIATMAVGAIFEADHVNSIVAAGRADLCAIARPHLANPAWTLLEAAKLGHTSGIGADWPRQYLSGKSQLERNLERERQLAAQSAGLTPQEQANLAQGV, from the coding sequence ATGCGAATCACCTGCATCGGCGGCGGCCCGGCCGGCCTGTACCTGGCCCTTCTCATGAAGAAGCACGACCCGTCGCACGAGGTGACGGTGCTCGAGCGCAACCGCGCCGGCGACACCTTCGGCTGGGGGGTCGTCTTCTCCGACCAGACGCTGGCCGCGCTGCAGCGCGCCGACATCAAGACGGCAACGCAGATCCTCGACGCGTTCAACCACTGGGACGACATCGAGGTCAATTTCCAGGGTCGGCGCATCGTCTCGTCGGGCCATGGCTTCTGCGGCATCGGCCGGCGCCGGCTGCTCGACATCCTCCAGGAGCGCTGCACCGAGCTGGGCGTGACGCTGCGCTTCGAGTCGGACGTCACCGACGACTCCGCGATCGACGCCGACCTCATCGTTGCCGCCGACGGCCTCAACAGCCGCATCCGCACCAAGTACGCCGCCGCCTTCCGCCCCGACATCGACCTGCGGGAGTGCCGCTTCGTCTGGCTCGGCACGCACAAGCTCTTCGACGCCTTCACCTTCGCCTTCGAGAAGACCGAGTGGGGCTGGTTCCAGGCGCACGCCTACCGCTTCGACGAGGACACCTCCACCTTCATCGTCGAGACGCCGGAGGCCGTGTGGCGCGCCGCCGGCCTGGCCGACATGAGCAAGGAAGAGGGCATCGCCTTCTGCGAGCGGCTGTTCGCGAAGTACCTCGACGGGCATGCGCTGATGTCGAACGCGGCGCACCTGCGCGGCTCGGCTCAGTGGATCCGCTTCCCGCGAGTCGTCTGCGGCACCTGGATCCATCCCGCAGGCGGCGCGAACGGGCGCACGCCCGTCGTGCTGATGGGCGACGCGGCGCACACCGCGCACTTCTCGATCGGCTCGGGCACCAAGCTCGCGCTGGAAGACGCGATCGACCTGGCCGCCAGCCTGGCCGCCCATCCAGCGGATATCACCACGGCCTTGCACGACTACGAGGCGCGCCGCAGCGTCGAGGTGCTGAAGATCCAGAACGCCGCGCGCAACTCGACCGAGTGGTTCGAGAACGTCGAGCGCCACGCCAAGCTGGCGCCCGAGCAGTTCGCCTATTCGCTGCTGACGCGCTCGCAGCGCATCTCGCACGAGAACCTGCGCCAGCGCGACGCGGGCTACCTGGGCGGCTTCGAGCGATGGATCGCCGAGCGCTCCGGCCTCGACATCCCGGCCGGCGTGCCGCCGATGTTCACGCCGTTCCGCCTGCGCGGGCTCACGTTGAAGAACCGCGTCGTCGTCTCGCCGATGGCGCAGTACAGCGCCGTCGACGGGCTGCCGACCGATCACCACCTCGTGCACCTCGGCGCGCGGGCGCTTGGCGGCGCTGGCCTGGTCTTCACCGAGATGACCTGTCCGTCGCCCGAGGCGCGCATCACGCCGGCCTGCACGGGCCTGTGGAACGACGATCAGACGGCCGCCTGGAAGCGCATCGTCGACTTCGTGCACAGCGGCACCACCGCGAAGATCGCGCTGCAGCTCGGCCACTCGGGCGCCAAGGGCTCGACGCGCGTGCCGTGGGAGGGCGAGGACCTGCCGCTCGAATCGGGCAACTGGCCGCTGCTGTCGGCCTCGCCTCAGCAGTACCTCGACGGCGTCAGCGACTGGTCGCGCGCGATGACGCGCGCCGACATGGACCGGGTCACCGCCGAATTCGTCGCGGCGACCCGGCGCGGGCTCGAGGCCGGCTTCGACTGGCTGGAGCTGCACTGCGCGCACGGCTACCTGCTGTCGGCGTTCCTGTCACCGCTCACCAACCAGCGCACCGACGCCTACGGCGGCTCACTGGAGAACCGGCTGCGCTGGCCGCTGGAGGTGTTCCGGGCAATGCGCGCGGCATGGCCGGACGACAAGCCGATGTCGGTGCGCATCTCCGCGCACGACTGGGTCGAAGGCGGCAACACGCCGGAAGACGCGATCGCCATCGCGCGGGCGTTCAAGCAGGCGGGCGCCGACCTCATCGACGTGTCCTCGGGCCAGGTCAGCAAGGCGCAGCAGCCGGTGTACGGCCGCATGTACCAGACGCCGTTCGCGGATGCGATCCGCAACGAGGTCGACATCGCGACGATGGCCGTCGGCGCCATCTTCGAAGCCGATCACGTGAACAGCATCGTCGCCGCGGGGCGGGCCGATCTGTGCGCGATCGCCCGGCCGCATCTGGCCAATCCGGCATGGACGCTGCTCGAGGCGGCCAAGCTCGGCCACACCAGCGGCATCGGCGCCGACTGGCCGCGGCAATACCTCTCGGGCAAGAGCCAGCTCGAGCGCAACCTGGAGCGCGAGCGCCAGCTCGCGGCACAGTCCGCCGGGCTGACGCCGCAGGAGCAGGCGAACCTCGCCCAGGGAGTGTGA
- the kynB gene encoding arylformamidase codes for MTTKRLWDISPPIAPESPLFPGDEPYSQRWTARIGPGCPVNLSAITMSPHIGAHADAPLHYADGERAIGAVGLEPYLGPCRVIHAIGRGPLIRPEHLAHAVEVLPPRVLVRTCAAAPTAWSPDFASFAPETLIWLAGLGVKLVGIDSQSVDPADSKTLDSHQELLLHDLRVLENLVLDGVPAGDYELIALPLKLTQACASPVRAVLREL; via the coding sequence ATGACGACGAAAAGACTCTGGGACATCTCGCCGCCCATCGCGCCGGAGTCGCCGCTGTTCCCGGGCGACGAGCCCTACTCGCAGCGCTGGACGGCGCGCATCGGACCCGGCTGCCCGGTGAACCTGAGCGCGATCACGATGTCGCCGCACATCGGGGCGCATGCCGACGCGCCCCTGCACTACGCCGACGGCGAGCGCGCCATCGGCGCGGTCGGGCTCGAGCCCTACCTCGGGCCGTGCCGAGTCATCCACGCCATCGGGCGCGGACCGCTGATCCGGCCCGAGCACCTGGCGCATGCGGTCGAGGTGCTGCCGCCGCGGGTGCTCGTGCGCACCTGCGCCGCCGCGCCGACCGCCTGGTCGCCCGACTTCGCGTCCTTCGCGCCCGAGACGCTGATCTGGCTCGCCGGCCTGGGCGTGAAGCTGGTGGGCATCGACAGCCAGTCGGTGGACCCGGCCGACAGCAAGACCCTCGACAGCCACCAGGAACTGCTGCTGCACGACCTGCGCGTGCTGGAAAACCTCGTGCTCGACGGCGTGCCGGCGGGTGACTACGAGCTGATCGCCCTGCCGCTCAAGCTGACGCAGGCCTGCGCCAGCCCCGTGCGCGCGGTGCTGCGCGAACTTTGA